In Bacillus sp. KH172YL63, one genomic interval encodes:
- the fabZ gene encoding 3-hydroxyacyl-ACP dehydratase FabZ yields MLDINEIKEIIPHRYPFLLVDRILEVEEGKKAVGIKNVTANEEFFNGHFPDYPVMPGVLIVEALAQVGAVAMLKVEDNRGRLAFFTGIDKCRFKRQVKPGDQLRLEVEMIRFKGPIGKGKGVATVDGEVACELEMMFALGDKQ; encoded by the coding sequence ATGCTTGATATTAATGAGATTAAAGAGATCATTCCCCATCGTTATCCGTTTTTGTTGGTGGACCGGATTTTAGAGGTGGAGGAAGGCAAGAAGGCAGTTGGGATCAAGAATGTGACTGCGAATGAGGAGTTCTTTAATGGTCACTTCCCTGATTACCCGGTGATGCCTGGCGTACTGATCGTGGAAGCGCTGGCGCAGGTTGGGGCTGTTGCGATGCTGAAGGTGGAAGACAATCGTGGACGTCTGGCATTCTTTACAGGCATCGATAAATGCCGATTCAAGCGTCAGGTGAAGCCTGGGGATCAGCTGAGGCTTGAGGTGGAAATGATCCGCTTTAAAGGGCCGATCGGTAAAGGAAAAGGTGTCGCGACAGTTGACGGCGAAGTCGCTTGCGAGCTTGAAATGATGTTTGCCCTTGGAGATAAACAGTAG
- a CDS encoding sodium:solute symporter family protein — MDTQFLVSTSIILLTFALYIGIAVYNKAKETSDFYVAGRGVPPIFNGMAIGADWMSAASFIGLAGTVMILGYDGLAYIMGWTGGYLLLTFLLAPQLRKYGRYTVPEFIGDRYNSHTARVIAALCTIIISFTYSIGQLSGSGVVIGRLFEIDAKVGTMIGVVLIAFYAAFGGMKGITWTQVAQYIVLIIAYLIPVIFMSLQITGNPAPWLSYGELVGKIGELDRELGVSEYFAPFTNGTKWQFIALMFTLMAGTAGLPHVIVRFYTVSTMKAARWSGAWALLFIGLLYLSAPAYAAFSRFILMTKVAGSKISELPSWTTSWVDTGKLQVADGNGDGILQWKEIIISNDIVVMATPEIANLGVFVIGLVAAGAMAAALSTAGGLMIAISSSFAHDIYYRVFKPEATERNRLAVARLSIIVATVLAGIVALNPPGVITQIVAWAFALASGTFFPALLLGVWWKRSNAQGVIAGMLVGLGVTLSYIFLARSGVTLFGIIDTGAGVFGATAAAIANIVVSLMTKAPSQKIQEEVLDLRYPEQMTFKNGEVWVDDDVDFKA, encoded by the coding sequence ATGGATACTCAGTTTTTAGTATCAACGTCGATTATTTTATTAACCTTTGCACTGTACATCGGGATCGCGGTCTATAACAAAGCGAAGGAGACATCGGACTTTTACGTCGCAGGCCGTGGCGTTCCGCCGATCTTCAACGGAATGGCGATCGGTGCCGACTGGATGAGTGCGGCTTCATTCATCGGGCTTGCCGGTACCGTCATGATCCTAGGTTATGACGGACTCGCCTATATTATGGGCTGGACCGGTGGCTATTTGCTCCTTACCTTCCTGCTTGCGCCACAGCTGCGGAAATATGGCCGTTATACGGTACCTGAATTCATCGGGGACAGATATAACAGTCATACAGCACGGGTGATCGCAGCGCTTTGTACGATCATCATCAGTTTTACCTATTCCATCGGACAGCTGTCCGGTTCAGGGGTCGTGATCGGCCGTCTTTTCGAAATCGACGCCAAAGTTGGGACGATGATCGGCGTCGTACTCATTGCCTTTTACGCAGCGTTCGGTGGAATGAAAGGGATCACGTGGACGCAGGTGGCCCAATATATCGTATTGATCATTGCTTATTTAATCCCCGTCATCTTCATGTCCCTGCAAATCACCGGTAACCCGGCCCCGTGGCTGTCATACGGTGAGCTTGTCGGGAAGATCGGGGAACTTGACCGGGAGCTTGGGGTGTCGGAATACTTCGCTCCCTTCACAAACGGGACGAAGTGGCAGTTTATCGCCCTCATGTTCACCCTGATGGCAGGGACCGCAGGGCTTCCACATGTTATCGTCCGTTTCTATACGGTGTCGACAATGAAAGCAGCCCGCTGGTCAGGCGCCTGGGCACTTCTTTTCATCGGACTTCTATACCTGTCAGCACCGGCGTACGCAGCATTCTCAAGGTTCATTCTGATGACGAAAGTGGCCGGAAGTAAGATCAGCGAGCTTCCATCCTGGACAACCTCCTGGGTGGATACGGGAAAATTGCAGGTGGCCGACGGGAACGGCGACGGCATCCTGCAATGGAAGGAAATCATCATCTCAAATGACATCGTCGTCATGGCCACACCTGAGATTGCGAACCTCGGTGTGTTCGTCATCGGTCTTGTGGCAGCAGGTGCGATGGCTGCGGCTTTATCAACAGCCGGCGGATTGATGATCGCGATTTCTTCTTCCTTTGCCCATGATATTTATTACAGAGTGTTCAAGCCGGAGGCAACAGAGCGGAACCGGCTGGCGGTTGCCCGTTTGTCCATCATCGTCGCGACCGTGCTTGCAGGGATCGTTGCCCTCAATCCTCCAGGCGTCATCACCCAGATTGTTGCGTGGGCCTTTGCGCTTGCGTCTGGAACGTTCTTCCCGGCACTCCTCCTCGGGGTGTGGTGGAAGCGCTCCAACGCCCAGGGGGTCATCGCAGGGATGCTCGTGGGGCTCGGAGTCACCCTCTCCTACATCTTCCTGGCAAGGTCTGGTGTGACCTTGTTCGGGATCATCGATACTGGCGCCGGCGTCTTCGGGGCAACGGCAGCGGCCATCGCCAATATCGTCGTGTCCCTCATGACGAAAGCACCTTCCCAGAAGATACAGGAAGAAGTGCTTGATCTGCGCTATCCAGAACAAATGACCTTTAAAAACGGTGAAGTATGGGTCGATGACGACGTCGACTTTAAAGCATAG
- a CDS encoding anti-repressor SinI family protein: MNRDVDLEWVELIKEAIEAGISKEQIREYLQNHPCDSGIEHKVL, from the coding sequence GTGAATAGAGATGTGGATCTTGAATGGGTGGAGTTGATTAAAGAAGCGATAGAGGCGGGCATCAGTAAAGAGCAAATCAGGGAATATTTGCAAAATCATCCCTGTGATTCCGGCATCGAGCATAAAGTGTTATAA
- a CDS encoding YwpF-like family protein — MKTFKVISLQVVENDELHDFDIVDGLIINKEDRQGTWLVETYLSNEHIRFFQKAEQSKEDLEIQVVISHKANDPAAFMTSIRCIKEMDDHISIMFEGKLKKQRNEYAEILLDDLVQKGYAGDELIREFREKMISKPRIPASAKPRL, encoded by the coding sequence ATGAAAACCTTTAAAGTGATTTCACTGCAGGTCGTGGAAAATGATGAACTTCATGACTTTGACATTGTGGACGGTCTGATCATCAACAAGGAAGATCGACAGGGTACGTGGCTTGTCGAAACATATTTATCAAATGAACACATCCGGTTCTTTCAAAAGGCAGAGCAAAGTAAAGAGGACTTGGAAATCCAAGTCGTCATCTCCCATAAAGCCAATGATCCTGCCGCTTTCATGACGTCGATCCGTTGCATCAAGGAAATGGATGACCATATCAGCATCATGTTTGAAGGAAAATTGAAGAAACAGCGGAACGAATATGCCGAAATCCTTCTCGACGACCTTGTACAAAAGGGGTATGCAGGGGACGAATTGATTCGCGAGTTCCGGGAGAAAATGATCTCCAAACCAAGGATTCCCGCATCGGCAAAACCTAGGTTATAG
- a CDS encoding flagellar hook-basal body protein — MNRTMITATNTLSQLQKQMDMIGHNLSNADTNGYKRRDATFTDLLVQQVKNQRVDKFEAGRLTPLGVREGNGAKLSQSQLILNQGSLKATGRQLDFAITNDRQFFKVLAQDDKTSAVRFTRDGAFYANPTGNGEAMLLNASGLPILDENDNFITFPEDSSSFSLGEGGVLTVTGSGGGEQQFNLGIITVEKPQFLEQFGGNLLGFADNLDALGVTEDEVVTNVIGGARSDISMVQSSLEGSNVDISKEMTDMLNVQRSYQFQARSITLADQMMGLVNGIR; from the coding sequence ATGAATCGAACGATGATTACAGCAACCAACACACTAAGCCAATTACAAAAACAGATGGACATGATCGGTCACAACCTGTCGAACGCTGATACAAATGGCTACAAGCGACGGGATGCAACATTCACTGATCTCCTCGTGCAGCAGGTGAAAAACCAGCGTGTGGACAAGTTTGAAGCAGGCAGGCTCACTCCCCTTGGCGTAAGGGAAGGAAATGGTGCCAAGCTTTCTCAATCTCAACTGATTTTGAATCAGGGCTCGCTGAAAGCAACCGGACGCCAGCTTGATTTTGCCATCACGAATGACAGGCAGTTCTTTAAAGTGCTTGCTCAGGATGATAAAACGAGTGCTGTTCGCTTTACACGTGACGGAGCATTCTATGCCAATCCAACCGGGAATGGTGAAGCGATGCTCCTCAACGCAAGCGGCTTGCCGATCCTGGATGAAAATGATAACTTCATCACTTTCCCTGAAGACTCATCTTCATTCTCATTAGGAGAAGGTGGTGTGCTGACGGTAACGGGATCAGGTGGAGGAGAGCAACAATTCAATCTGGGCATCATCACTGTTGAAAAACCACAATTCCTTGAGCAGTTCGGAGGTAATCTGTTAGGGTTTGCAGACAACCTGGATGCACTCGGCGTAACGGAGGATGAAGTGGTGACCAACGTCATCGGGGGAGCCCGGTCTGACATTTCAATGGTGCAGAGCTCACTTGAAGGCTCGAATGTAGATATTAGCAAAGAAATGACCGACATGCTGAACGTGCAACGATCATATCAATTTCAAGCCCGCTCGATCACACTTGCTGATCAAATGATGGGGCTTGTAAACGGGATACGCTAA
- a CDS encoding DUF4212 domain-containing protein has translation MKKIDRAKADQYFKEKNRYMAIYLAIWFLSSFGVVMFAEKFATFTFNGFPFHYFMGAQGSIVIFILLLYVNAKVSDGIDRKYGIEESKNEQISYGKTLDH, from the coding sequence ATGAAAAAGATTGATAGAGCAAAAGCGGATCAATATTTTAAAGAGAAGAACCGCTATATGGCCATTTATCTCGCCATCTGGTTTCTCTCTTCCTTTGGCGTCGTCATGTTTGCAGAAAAATTTGCTACATTCACCTTTAACGGATTCCCATTCCATTACTTTATGGGCGCTCAAGGGTCGATTGTCATCTTCATTCTATTATTATACGTCAATGCCAAAGTGAGCGACGGGATCGATCGCAAATATGGCATTGAAGAAAGTAAAAACGAGCAGATCAGCTATGGGAAGACGCTGGATCATTGA
- the spoIID gene encoding stage II sporulation protein D, whose protein sequence is MKHLKPVLIVFTIFMTIIFIVPTLLVLPFSSDKDTANLDEKLKKSPSIEELANSVEVAVYRSNQDLIEKLPLEQYVVGVVAGEMPADFEKEALKAQALAARTYIVNQLLSDDDSVPKGADVTDTISHQVYKNQNELVALWGADYDWKIKKISEAVLETKGKVLTYDNKPITAAFFSTSNGYTENSEAYWTDDIPYLRSVESPWDADSPKFEDQKVIPIKEFEQKLGVTLPKDGSVGAITSRTEGKRVGSVEINGKGFSGREIREKLDLRSSDFTWYKKDDHIVISTKGSGHGVGMSQYGANGMAKDGKDYQEIVTHYYKDVKITESSKLLQKVTAQR, encoded by the coding sequence ATGAAGCATTTGAAACCAGTACTGATCGTCTTCACAATCTTTATGACCATCATTTTTATTGTACCTACTCTGCTGGTGCTCCCGTTTTCGTCAGATAAGGACACGGCAAATCTGGACGAAAAGCTGAAGAAATCACCATCCATTGAAGAACTGGCAAACTCGGTGGAGGTGGCGGTCTACCGCTCTAACCAGGATTTGATCGAAAAACTCCCCCTCGAGCAGTATGTCGTGGGAGTCGTGGCTGGTGAAATGCCGGCAGACTTTGAAAAAGAAGCATTGAAAGCACAAGCATTGGCGGCAAGGACGTATATTGTGAATCAGCTTCTCTCTGATGATGACTCTGTTCCAAAGGGGGCTGATGTAACGGATACCATTTCTCATCAGGTGTATAAAAATCAAAACGAACTGGTCGCCCTATGGGGTGCTGACTATGATTGGAAAATCAAGAAAATCTCAGAAGCGGTGCTTGAAACAAAAGGAAAAGTACTCACATATGACAATAAGCCGATTACCGCTGCTTTCTTCTCTACAAGCAACGGGTATACGGAAAACTCAGAGGCGTATTGGACAGATGATATTCCGTATTTACGCAGTGTCGAGAGCCCTTGGGACGCAGACTCTCCTAAATTTGAGGATCAGAAGGTTATTCCCATAAAAGAATTTGAACAAAAACTTGGCGTCACTTTGCCGAAAGATGGTTCCGTTGGGGCGATCACCTCAAGGACAGAAGGCAAGAGAGTGGGGAGTGTAGAAATAAACGGTAAGGGATTCTCCGGTCGTGAGATAAGGGAAAAATTAGACCTTCGATCATCAGACTTCACTTGGTATAAGAAGGACGATCATATTGTCATTTCTACAAAAGGATCTGGTCACGGGGTAGGAATGAGTCAATACGGGGCCAACGGCATGGCGAAGGATGGTAAGGACTATCAGGAAATCGTCACCCACTACTATAAAGATGTCAAAATTACCGAGTCATCCAAGCTCCTTCAAAAAGTGACGGCACAAAGATAA
- a CDS encoding rod shape-determining protein: MFAKDIGIDLGTANVLIHVKGKGIVLNEPSVVALDKNTGKVLAVGEEARRMVGRTPGNIVATRPLKDGVIADFDVTEAMLKHFINKLNVKGFLSKPRILICCPTNITSVEQKAIREAAEKSGGKKIYLEEEPKVAAIGAGMDIFNPTGNMVVDIGGGTTDVAVLSMGDIVTSQSIKMAGDKFDHEILNYIKKEYKLLIGERTAEDIKVNIGTVFSETLEEDRKEMSIRGRDMVSGLPRTITVTSKEIEGALRESVGVIVQAAKNVLEKTPPELSADIIDRGVILTGGGALLHGMDTLLAEELKVPVLIAENPMDCVAIGTGLMLENIDKISRRRIG; this comes from the coding sequence ATGTTCGCGAAAGATATTGGGATTGACCTTGGTACGGCTAATGTTTTAATTCATGTTAAAGGAAAAGGGATTGTCTTGAATGAGCCATCGGTTGTGGCGCTTGACAAGAACACCGGCAAGGTATTGGCGGTTGGGGAGGAAGCCCGCCGCATGGTCGGACGTACTCCTGGAAATATTGTGGCTACACGCCCATTAAAAGATGGAGTAATTGCAGATTTCGATGTGACAGAGGCGATGTTGAAGCATTTCATTAATAAATTGAATGTAAAAGGCTTCCTTTCTAAGCCAAGAATCCTGATCTGCTGCCCGACGAATATTACAAGTGTAGAGCAAAAGGCAATCAGGGAAGCAGCTGAAAAGAGCGGCGGTAAGAAGATTTACCTGGAAGAAGAGCCTAAAGTGGCGGCAATCGGTGCCGGCATGGACATCTTCAACCCGACTGGAAACATGGTCGTGGACATCGGTGGCGGAACGACGGACGTAGCGGTTCTGTCCATGGGTGACATCGTGACGAGTCAATCGATCAAGATGGCCGGCGATAAGTTTGATCACGAAATCCTGAATTATATTAAAAAAGAGTACAAGCTTCTGATCGGTGAGCGTACAGCCGAGGATATCAAGGTGAATATCGGAACTGTGTTCTCTGAGACGCTTGAAGAGGACCGGAAAGAAATGAGCATCCGTGGACGTGACATGGTGTCAGGTCTTCCACGCACCATCACAGTGACGTCGAAAGAAATCGAAGGGGCCCTTCGTGAATCAGTTGGCGTAATCGTTCAGGCTGCGAAGAACGTACTTGAAAAGACGCCGCCGGAATTATCAGCTGATATCATCGACCGCGGAGTGATTTTAACAGGCGGTGGAGCCCTTCTGCACGGAATGGACACACTACTAGCAGAAGAGCTGAAAGTACCGGTACTGATTGCAGAAAACCCAATGGATTGCGTAGCGATCGGTACAGGGTTGATGCTTGAGAACATCGACAAAATTTCAAGAAGAAGAATCGGATAA
- a CDS encoding M23 family metallopeptidase, whose product MREEEKKQPSQNFLKRRWAYPAIYLASAAVIITGILWYQAGNDVNEKAKDYSYDGVPTDNEFNQPAEEVNRSLENFVMPVSSPEDTVIEKQFYDTEASAEEQEAALVVYGNMYYPNQGVDISKDGKEFDVLAAMSGTVTKVQEDSLLGNTIEIEHSKGIVTRYQSVKDFEVAVGDVVEQGQAIAKAGKSLFNEEAGVHVHFEIRKADVAVNPLEYFNKSLATLQEAQLEDKKVSGEQPDAEASEENAAEDQASEDNASEEKDTADQAKPKQESSTDVKDEE is encoded by the coding sequence ATGAGAGAGGAAGAAAAGAAACAACCTTCTCAAAACTTTTTGAAAAGACGTTGGGCATACCCAGCAATCTATTTAGCAAGTGCAGCAGTCATTATCACGGGGATCCTGTGGTACCAGGCAGGAAATGATGTAAACGAGAAAGCCAAGGATTACAGCTATGATGGAGTTCCTACTGATAATGAGTTCAACCAGCCTGCAGAAGAAGTCAATCGGTCATTGGAAAACTTTGTAATGCCTGTTTCAAGTCCAGAAGACACAGTCATCGAAAAACAATTCTACGATACTGAAGCTTCAGCGGAAGAACAGGAAGCAGCCCTTGTCGTGTATGGAAATATGTATTACCCGAACCAGGGGGTCGATATCTCGAAAGATGGGAAAGAATTCGATGTATTGGCAGCCATGAGCGGGACAGTCACAAAGGTCCAGGAAGATTCACTGCTTGGCAACACAATTGAAATCGAGCACAGCAAAGGTATCGTGACACGTTATCAATCTGTGAAAGACTTTGAAGTTGCAGTAGGAGATGTCGTCGAACAGGGACAAGCCATTGCGAAAGCAGGAAAGAGCCTATTCAATGAAGAAGCAGGCGTCCACGTACACTTTGAAATCCGTAAAGCCGATGTTGCCGTGAATCCACTGGAATACTTCAATAAGTCTCTTGCCACATTGCAGGAAGCCCAGCTTGAAGACAAAAAAGTGTCAGGTGAACAACCGGATGCTGAAGCATCAGAAGAGAATGCTGCAGAAGATCAAGCGAGTGAAGACAACGCATCAGAAGAAAAAGACACAGCTGATCAGGCTAAGCCTAAGCAGGAAAGCAGCACTGACGTAAAAGACGAAGAGTAA
- a CDS encoding single-stranded DNA-binding protein, which produces MINQVTLVGRLTKDPEARKTTEGKSVLSVTVAVNRPYKNQKGQVDTDFVLCTIWDRAAENTERYCRKGSIVGVTGRIQTRYYDNDQGKRTYITEVIAENVRFLDNKPASTSAPETTKKEPIELPF; this is translated from the coding sequence TTGATCAATCAAGTGACCCTGGTGGGGAGGCTGACCAAAGACCCGGAAGCAAGAAAAACGACGGAAGGAAAATCTGTACTCAGTGTAACGGTCGCCGTTAACAGGCCTTACAAGAATCAAAAAGGCCAGGTGGATACGGACTTTGTCCTCTGTACGATTTGGGACCGTGCCGCTGAAAATACGGAAAGGTACTGCCGGAAAGGTTCCATCGTCGGTGTAACCGGGCGCATCCAAACCCGTTATTATGACAATGACCAAGGAAAGCGAACGTATATAACCGAAGTCATCGCTGAAAATGTCCGGTTCCTCGACAACAAGCCTGCATCAACCTCAGCACCGGAAACGACGAAGAAAGAGCCGATCGAATTACCGTTCTAA
- a CDS encoding flagellar hook-basal body protein → MFRGFYSVASGMLSQQRKTEMLTNNMSNANTPGYKADQASMRAFPEMLLDRMDQTSLPTEKTLNLPFNNKVGALNTGVYMQETIPSFMQGDLQETGRTLDLALIDLSMPTNEETGTSGSVFLTVEGGDGLKRYTRNGNLTVNGNGFLTTNSGYYVLDENGERIQLDSDSFTVGEKGQITVGENVVATLGIGFSDNPHRLVKQGDGLFVTEGNVPLPNANEEGDVSFATRQGFLERSNVDASRTMTDMLSAYRAFEANQKVLQAYDRSMEKAANEIGRVN, encoded by the coding sequence ATGTTTCGCGGATTTTATTCAGTAGCATCAGGCATGCTTTCTCAACAGAGAAAGACCGAAATGTTAACGAACAATATGTCCAATGCCAATACTCCAGGGTATAAGGCGGATCAGGCGTCCATGAGGGCGTTCCCTGAGATGCTTCTTGACCGAATGGACCAGACATCCCTCCCGACAGAAAAGACGCTCAACCTTCCTTTTAACAACAAGGTGGGCGCACTTAATACTGGGGTCTATATGCAGGAGACGATCCCTTCTTTCATGCAGGGAGACTTACAGGAAACGGGGAGAACCCTTGATCTTGCCCTGATAGATCTGTCTATGCCGACCAATGAAGAAACAGGGACGAGCGGATCTGTTTTCCTGACCGTAGAAGGTGGGGACGGACTTAAACGGTATACCCGGAACGGCAATCTGACTGTGAACGGCAACGGATTTCTGACGACGAACAGCGGTTACTATGTTTTGGATGAGAATGGTGAAAGGATCCAGCTGGACAGTGATTCCTTCACTGTTGGGGAAAAGGGTCAGATCACGGTCGGAGAGAACGTCGTGGCGACATTGGGTATCGGGTTTTCGGACAACCCTCATCGCCTTGTTAAGCAGGGGGACGGACTATTTGTCACGGAAGGGAATGTTCCTCTTCCAAATGCGAATGAAGAAGGCGATGTCTCGTTTGCCACGAGACAGGGATTCCTGGAACGGTCCAACGTTGATGCTTCCCGGACGATGACTGACATGCTTTCTGCTTACAGGGCGTTTGAAGCGAATCAAAAGGTCCTGCAGGCGTATGACCGCAGTATGGAAAAAGCGGCCAACGAAATCGGCAGGGTCAACTGA
- the spoIIID gene encoding sporulation transcriptional regulator SpoIIID has product MHDYIKERTIKIGKYIVETKKTVRVIAKEFGVSKSTVHKDLTERLPEINPDLANEVKTILDYHKSIRHLRGGEATKQKYKKEELHS; this is encoded by the coding sequence GTGCACGATTACATCAAAGAGAGAACAATCAAGATTGGAAAGTATATCGTGGAGACGAAAAAAACCGTTCGTGTGATCGCGAAGGAGTTTGGCGTGTCCAAAAGTACTGTCCATAAAGACTTAACAGAACGACTGCCAGAAATTAATCCAGATCTCGCAAATGAAGTCAAAACGATACTTGATTACCATAAATCAATCCGGCATCTACGAGGTGGCGAAGCCACAAAGCAAAAGTACAAAAAAGAAGAGCTCCACAGTTAG
- a CDS encoding helix-turn-helix domain-containing protein has protein sequence MIGERVKKYRNQKKMSMNELSEKAGIAKSYISSIERNLQKNPSIQFLEKVSAALGIGVDALLYDEPENQNIDGDWLKIAEEAMDSGITKQQFREFIEANK, from the coding sequence TTGATTGGAGAGAGAGTAAAGAAGTATCGTAACCAAAAGAAAATGTCTATGAATGAGCTTTCTGAAAAAGCAGGCATTGCCAAATCATATATCAGCTCTATTGAACGGAATCTCCAAAAAAACCCGTCGATTCAGTTTTTAGAGAAAGTATCCGCGGCTCTCGGGATTGGCGTAGACGCCCTATTATATGATGAACCGGAAAATCAAAACATAGATGGAGACTGGTTAAAAATTGCTGAGGAAGCCATGGACTCTGGTATCACAAAGCAGCAGTTCCGTGAATTCATCGAAGCCAATAAGTGA
- a CDS encoding TFIIB-type zinc finger domain-containing protein, translating to MYKKICTRCSRSSFSSSESGEWVCPSCGNQLTASPLYRSTLKPQNLYPLRKKLEAYQKQQKRYL from the coding sequence ATGTATAAAAAAATATGTACCCGTTGTTCCAGATCTTCCTTCAGCAGCTCTGAATCAGGGGAATGGGTATGCCCTTCCTGCGGAAATCAACTAACGGCTTCTCCATTGTATCGCTCGACCTTAAAACCTCAAAATCTGTATCCTCTCAGAAAAAAGCTGGAAGCCTACCAAAAGCAGCAGAAAAGATATCTATAA
- a CDS encoding DNA-directed RNA polymerase subunit beta produces MSEKELLQEGKATRESVKAEKKAKQNNESKPSRWVRVRMLPIWLRILLFILLLAGSLALGAVTGFAVIGNGQAADVFKAETWQHIFDIVTKK; encoded by the coding sequence ATGAGTGAAAAAGAGCTGCTACAAGAAGGAAAAGCGACAAGAGAATCAGTGAAAGCAGAAAAAAAGGCGAAGCAGAATAACGAGTCCAAACCATCTCGCTGGGTGCGTGTCCGCATGCTTCCGATCTGGCTCCGGATCCTTCTGTTCATCCTTCTTCTTGCAGGAAGCCTCGCACTGGGTGCCGTCACAGGCTTCGCAGTCATCGGCAACGGCCAGGCAGCCGACGTCTTCAAAGCAGAAACCTGGCAGCACATCTTTGACATCGTAACTAAGAAATAA
- a CDS encoding VanZ family protein, whose product MKKLLKAVLTAAPFIYMVMIWVMSGNPDDAILRLPDNQVDRFVKESLHLVEFGILYGLFVIALMAHGRLQYNVNFIVALIAIFYGFIDEIHQSFVPYRSSTLIDAAKDLIGVTVLFWIVNHTYFKKPGHRLTKKMKAFEAYMKKD is encoded by the coding sequence ATGAAAAAGCTCCTGAAGGCTGTACTGACAGCCGCGCCTTTTATCTATATGGTCATGATCTGGGTGATGTCCGGGAATCCGGACGATGCGATTCTCCGTTTGCCTGACAACCAGGTCGATCGCTTTGTGAAGGAATCACTCCATCTCGTGGAATTCGGGATATTGTATGGATTATTTGTGATCGCGCTGATGGCACACGGAAGACTTCAGTACAATGTGAACTTCATTGTGGCACTGATTGCCATCTTCTACGGTTTCATCGACGAAATCCACCAATCCTTCGTCCCGTACCGGTCATCGACCTTGATCGACGCTGCCAAGGATCTGATTGGTGTCACGGTTCTGTTCTGGATCGTCAACCACACCTATTTTAAAAAGCCCGGGCATCGCTTGACTAAAAAGATGAAGGCATTCGAAGCGTATATGAAAAAGGATTGA